A stretch of Chitinophaga caeni DNA encodes these proteins:
- a CDS encoding SusC/RagA family TonB-linked outer membrane protein: MTRKFVSVLLALLCLHYAAVFGQQKEAKITLHLSQVPMKEALRQVQLQSGKFIGYQSKDLDGLKPVTYQCKDESLNTVMDQLLNGTHLTYTIKGQNVLIKKLPKEAQEEKDQNTSTPASAGKRKLEGKVVNSDQQGIPGVSIVGLQSQKMAFTNDNGEFFIELPGNETMLIFSSIGYERRNVMLGTSKVLKVELNDRVGSLKQVEVVSTGYVNLPKERATGSFGVVTAKQLEKIPVPNVLNRLEGQVAGVQLNLTESDNSFVYGNLNGDGAGVTSYNITIRGATTLNGDVNKKPLLVIDGFPTELDIRTINPADVEQITFLKDAAAASIWGARASAGVIVITTKKGKTNDATPRISFTAGFGSNGKPRLNSLPLMNASQMIDYEQELVDKGMIYDPTTLSPAQQLPVSQAVDWMFKFKRNEISQTQLDSALDVLRGRDSRQQVKDYLLQEATTQHYDINVSGGTDRHTYFISGAYDRENTAVKGNFGERMTLSINQDFKFFKNITLSANLRGNWFRVKNGNYGYGVYAASGSPFMPYDQIVDENGNRVYYSKAYYGGRLDGLEAQGYLPWKLNYLDELELNNTGVNESNYAANFALNIPIYKGLSLNTRYMIERGTSTSEALYDEKSYYARNLVNSATSIDANGELVYGIPKGAIVNYMEYNKNNYSFREQLNFDRNFKGVHQVNAIAGMEVRQTIEMGKGNSLYGYNKERQLSQPVDYSTPFISVDGYYRNLNYNASYTDVRKRYLSYFGNFSYTYQGKYTLSGSARYDDYNNFGLDKKFRAKPFWSTGFAWAANKEHFLENVDWLSSLTARVTYGINGNISLSALPYDQIYLVNDAYSPPYDPYAGILFPANPSLRWEQTGIYNFGIDFGLFNHRLNGSAELYYKKGKDLFASFPVDNTLGFNQITRNTATLSGQGVDLSLDYQIIRSKDFSWNTRMVFSYNKNEVTDSRFNITSTLLQSAGFAGPIKGYSSDYVMAFRYLGLDANGSPLIRGAKGDTLNIYQSPTSIDDLKYVGNRSPRYFGSLSQTFRYKGLSLYFLATYKFGYVFRKDVPSHYPGRYGFTTYDYNNLLADRWRKPGDEAFTDVPGLVGNGTTGLIRYVNADMNYLSGDHIRLREISLTYDLPGNLFTRIPVKGISLSAAGRNLGMIWTKNELHWDPDFPPSSSNLKLRPSASYNFSLNVTF; this comes from the coding sequence ATGACAAGAAAATTTGTATCGGTGCTACTGGCATTGTTATGCCTACACTATGCCGCTGTATTTGGCCAGCAGAAAGAAGCCAAGATTACGTTGCATTTGTCGCAAGTGCCCATGAAGGAAGCTTTGAGGCAGGTGCAGTTGCAATCCGGTAAGTTTATCGGTTACCAGTCCAAGGATTTGGATGGGCTGAAACCGGTGACCTACCAATGTAAAGATGAATCTTTGAATACAGTGATGGATCAATTATTGAATGGGACTCATTTGACCTATACGATAAAAGGCCAGAATGTATTAATCAAAAAATTGCCCAAGGAAGCGCAGGAAGAGAAGGATCAAAATACTTCTACTCCTGCCTCAGCAGGCAAAAGAAAGCTGGAAGGAAAGGTAGTGAATAGCGATCAGCAAGGTATTCCCGGTGTTTCTATCGTCGGGCTTCAATCTCAAAAGATGGCATTTACTAATGATAACGGCGAGTTTTTTATAGAACTACCGGGTAATGAAACCATGTTGATATTTTCGAGTATCGGGTATGAACGTAGGAATGTGATGCTGGGAACCAGCAAGGTTTTGAAGGTGGAACTTAATGATCGCGTAGGCTCATTGAAACAAGTTGAAGTAGTGTCTACCGGTTACGTGAACTTACCGAAGGAAAGGGCCACCGGTTCTTTCGGCGTTGTAACTGCCAAGCAATTAGAGAAAATTCCCGTGCCGAATGTTTTAAATCGCTTGGAAGGACAAGTTGCCGGGGTGCAATTAAACCTTACCGAATCTGATAACAGTTTTGTTTACGGAAATTTAAATGGTGATGGCGCCGGCGTTACCAGTTATAATATTACGATCAGGGGAGCGACGACCTTAAATGGCGATGTTAATAAAAAGCCATTACTGGTTATCGACGGGTTTCCTACGGAGCTCGATATACGCACGATAAATCCGGCTGATGTGGAGCAGATCACCTTTCTGAAAGATGCTGCGGCGGCCTCTATTTGGGGTGCAAGGGCATCCGCGGGCGTAATCGTCATTACTACCAAGAAAGGTAAAACTAATGATGCTACCCCGAGGATTTCTTTTACTGCCGGATTCGGTTCCAATGGTAAGCCTAGGCTCAATTCACTCCCCTTGATGAATGCTTCGCAGATGATCGATTATGAGCAGGAATTGGTTGATAAGGGCATGATATACGATCCTACAACGCTCTCCCCCGCACAGCAACTACCTGTAAGCCAAGCGGTGGATTGGATGTTTAAGTTTAAAAGGAATGAAATTTCACAAACACAACTCGATAGCGCCCTGGACGTGTTAAGGGGCCGCGACTCCCGCCAGCAGGTTAAGGATTACCTGTTACAAGAAGCTACAACACAACACTATGATATTAATGTAAGTGGCGGTACAGATAGGCATACTTATTTTATTTCAGGCGCCTATGACAGGGAAAATACAGCTGTTAAAGGGAACTTCGGTGAAAGGATGACGCTTTCCATTAATCAAGATTTTAAATTCTTTAAGAACATTACCTTATCTGCTAATTTAAGGGGCAACTGGTTCCGTGTCAAGAACGGTAATTACGGTTACGGTGTGTATGCGGCTTCAGGATCGCCTTTTATGCCTTACGACCAGATCGTTGATGAGAACGGTAACCGTGTTTATTATTCAAAAGCTTACTACGGTGGTCGCCTGGACGGCTTAGAGGCGCAAGGATATCTTCCCTGGAAGCTGAATTACCTGGATGAACTTGAATTAAACAATACAGGTGTCAACGAAAGTAATTATGCTGCCAATTTCGCTTTAAACATTCCTATTTATAAAGGACTTTCCTTGAATACGCGGTACATGATTGAAAGGGGGACTTCCACTTCCGAAGCTTTATACGATGAGAAAAGTTATTACGCTAGGAACCTGGTTAATTCCGCGACTTCTATCGATGCAAATGGAGAGCTGGTTTACGGCATACCCAAAGGGGCGATCGTGAACTACATGGAATACAATAAAAATAATTACAGCTTCCGCGAACAATTGAACTTCGACCGTAATTTTAAAGGTGTACACCAGGTGAATGCTATTGCCGGTATGGAGGTGCGCCAAACCATCGAGATGGGTAAAGGAAATTCTCTCTACGGTTATAATAAGGAGCGGCAACTGAGTCAACCGGTCGATTATTCTACGCCTTTCATTTCGGTGGATGGATATTATAGGAACTTAAATTATAATGCTAGTTATACGGATGTCCGCAAGCGTTATTTATCTTATTTCGGTAATTTCTCTTATACCTACCAAGGTAAATATACATTGTCCGGTAGCGCCCGTTACGATGATTATAACAACTTTGGCCTGGATAAAAAATTCCGTGCTAAGCCTTTCTGGTCCACCGGCTTTGCTTGGGCTGCAAACAAGGAACATTTCCTTGAGAATGTTGATTGGTTGAGCAGCTTAACAGCCAGGGTAACTTACGGTATTAATGGTAATATCAGTTTATCGGCATTGCCATATGACCAGATTTATCTTGTTAACGATGCTTACAGCCCGCCGTATGATCCCTATGCCGGCATATTATTCCCGGCGAATCCTTCCTTGCGTTGGGAGCAAACCGGTATTTATAATTTCGGTATAGATTTCGGTTTATTCAATCACCGGTTAAATGGTTCTGCGGAATTGTATTATAAGAAAGGAAAGGATCTATTCGCTTCCTTCCCGGTAGACAATACTTTAGGTTTTAACCAGATCACGAGGAATACCGCGACCCTTTCAGGACAAGGGGTGGATTTATCGCTCGATTATCAAATTATCCGTTCCAAGGATTTTAGTTGGAATACGCGCATGGTATTCTCTTATAATAAGAACGAGGTTACAGATTCAAGGTTTAATATTACAAGTACCTTGTTACAATCAGCCGGTTTTGCCGGACCTATCAAGGGTTATTCTTCCGATTACGTAATGGCATTCCGTTACCTGGGTCTCGATGCTAATGGCAGCCCGTTGATCCGCGGAGCGAAAGGGGATACATTGAATATTTACCAGTCGCCAACTTCCATTGATGACTTGAAGTACGTAGGCAACAGGTCCCCGAGGTACTTCGGTAGCCTTAGCCAAACATTCCGTTATAAGGGCTTGTCCTTATATTTCTTAGCCACATATAAATTCGGTTACGTGTTTAGGAAAGATGTGCCTTCGCATTATCCTGGCAGGTATGGATTTACAACATACGATTACAATAACCTACTCGCGGATCGTTGGCGCAAACCAGGCGATGAGGCTTTTACAGATGTGCCGGGTTTGGTGGGCAACGGTACAACGGGATTGATTCGGTATGTGAATGCTGATATGAATTACTTGAGCGGTGATCACATCCGCTTACGAGAAATTTCATTGACTTACGATTTGCCTGGAAATCTGTTCACAAGGATACCGGTTAAAGGAATATCATTATCAGCCGCGGGAAGAAACCTGGGAATGATTTGGACGAAGAATGAATTGCATTGGGATCCCGATTTTCCGCCATCCAGTTCGAATTTGAAACTGCGACCATCGGCTTCGTATAATTTCTCCCTGAACGTTACTTTTTGA